In the Vibrio agarivorans genome, AGGTACTTTTCAACCATGATGAACGTAACAGCTGTCGTCAGATCCATCTTTGAAAATGGCAAGCCTTCTGGATTCTCGCAATACCAACCTTTTGGCTTGCTACCATCGTTGACTAGGCTGAATAGCTCAGAAAGTTCGATTAAATCACGTTGAATAGTTCGTAATGATGCGTTGATATTTTCTGTAGAAAGTTGCTCCATAAGCTCTGGCGCCGTTACGGGGTGGCGACTGAGTTTAGAGAGAATAGCCAGTTTTCTAACGCTACTCGGGTTAGAATTTGAATTCATCGTAAAATCCAGATTATCTGTGTTATCAGCAGTATATACTTAAATATCTTCTAGTTGAATATCAAGCGACATGATATGACGCTTGATCATTTCAGCATCTAGTCTTGTCTATAAATCGAATCAATAATGTCTTTAACGAAACAGGTAAGGACTAACAATGAATACAACAAAAGACAACTTTTTCATACAAGACCCAGACAACAAACACATGAGTGATTTAGCGATTATCTGCAATAAATTGGAAAGTCGGTATACAAAAATGGAGTATTTACAAAGTGAGGACTTTACTTTAGAAGTCGCATATAAAGCTGTAAGTATTCGTGGCGACTATCTGAAGTTCATCCCTGAACATTTAAAAACACGAGAACTCTGTTTAATGGCTGTTAGTCGTATGATTGACGCTATGCTTTACGTCCCTGGTGTCCATATCGATCAAGATTTTATTGACTTTGCATTTTCTTCAGATGACCAAGTTTTGTACTTCAGAGATGAGGAAGTGCTTTTGTACAATCAGTTTTACTCGGCCTTGCCCAAATCCTTGCTTAAATCTTGGCACTATAAAAAGCTTATAGAGTTTAATGGCATTTTTTTACAATGGTTGCCTGAAGAGTTCATCGACTATGACACATGTTTTAGAGCATTGTGTAGTGCGGGTGATGGCTATTTACTCAAGTATGTTCCGAGGGCATTAATCGATAGCGCTATATGCTATCAAGCACTTCAAAGTGATAGCGAGGCTCGTTCGTTTATTCCAGAGGCTCTTTGGGATGCACATTGTGAACGCATTATAAAAAATAATGATATGGGTAGATATCCTCGACGATTACTCTAATGGAAATTTTAATTTATTAATACAGCGCTCAGCTATCTAACCGTGAGGTGTGTGCACCTTTCCTAATGGATTGATCTTTAGCCTACTCACCTCCTGATGTGGCGACTAGTGATGGAAATTATTATATGAAGAAGACTATTGTTGTTTTTACAGGCGCAGGTATAAGTGCCGAAAGTGGTTTGCGCACTTTTCGAGATAGTGATGGTCTGTGGGAAAGTTATCCTATTCATGAACTAGCAACGAAAAATGCCTTTGAGCGTAACCCTAAGCTAGTGCTGAGCTTTTACAATCAACGTAAAGTTGCCGCCAAAAAAGCACAACCTAACAAAGCTCACATAGCACTAGCTGAGTTAGAGGATGTATATGACGTGGTCATCATTACTCAGAATGTAGATGACTTGCATGAAAGAGCGGGCAGTTCGAAAGTTATCCACCTACATGGGCAGTTAAACCGCGCCCAAAGTAGCGTTGAATCTTCAATTATTTATGACTGGGATAAGCGGATTGAGATTGGTCAACATTGTGAATTAAATAGCCAATTGAGGCCTAATATTGTTTGGTTTGGCGAACCAGTGATGTACTTAGAGGAGGCAAGGAAACATATTAAGTCTGCTTACAAAGTACTTGGAGTTGGAAGCTCTCTATCAGTTCAGCCAGCCGCTAGCTTACTCAATAAAGCGCCATTCAGGGCTGAGAAAATTCTTGTTTCCCTTGAAATAAAAGGGAAAGTTCCTTTTGGTTACAAGTTCATGAGAGGTAAGGCGGCAAGTATCGTTCCAGTTATATGCAAGAACTGGCGAGAATTGGGAGTCAGTGGTGGATGCAAATGAAGGTCTATTTAGATGATGAGAGACAGGCCCCCGAAGGTTGGTATAGAGTTTATTGGCCAGAAGAGGCGATCGCGCTTTTGAATAAAGGTGATGTCACTGAAATCAGTCTTGATCATGACTTAGGTGATGATGCGCACGGTACTGGTTATGATGTAGTGTTGTGGATCGAAGAAGCTGTTGCTTTACGAGGTTTCAAACCACCAATTATTCACGTTCACAGCGCCAACTCATCGGCGAGGTATAAGATGTCACTAGGTATAGCCAACATAGAGTTACTTTCATCTGCTCACATCCGGTTGAATGAATTTTAAGCTCAGATCTAATGTATGGTTAGTATTAAATATACGGGAAGCATTATGCGCGGAATTGAACTGTACCAAGCAATTCGTAAGTTACAACTTTCAGGGCTGGCCAGAGAGCAAGCGGCAGCTTGTGCTCATGAGCTTTATCTAGCGAAGTACTTCCCAAAAACGTATGACACAAGGAGAGCTTTTAAACGATTTCTTAGTGTCGGTTTTTCTGACTCTTTAGCCAATTGTTTAGTTGAAATGATATGGGAATTAAGGTGCGGTCAAATTCAAGAGAAATAGACGACAAAATAGTATAACTGGTTTCATAACGCATCGTTATTCAAGTAAAATGTGTGATTATTGTATTTTTGCCAAATCTACAAGAATGGCGAGTATTGAAGTTGCACTAGCTGAGATCAAACGTGGCGAAGAAGAACGGCTTTGTTGCTTAAATCGATGGAACTAAATCAAGAAGCTACGATCTGATCGGCTACACCCATTAATTGTCCTAGCCTCATGCCTAAACCTCGTTACAAAACAACTAACTGGACGCAGTACAACAAAGCCTTAATAAACCGTGGTTCTCTGACCTTTTGGATTGATGAGGAAGCGATAGCCGAGTGGAAGCAAAACAAACAAGGCAAGCGCGGCAGACCTCGCCAATTCAGCGACTTAGCCATTACTACTGCACTGATGGTGAAACGCATATTCTCTATGCCGTTGAGAGCACTGCAAGGATTTCTAGACTCTGTATTTAAGCTGGCTAACATCCCGCTAGTTTGTCCCCACTACACCTGTATAAGCCGTCGAGCTAAGGAAGTTGAGGTTTCATTTAAAACTAAAACCAGAGGTGCGATACAACACCTAGCCATTGATGCCACTGGCCTCAAGGTTTATGGCGAAGGTGAATGGAAGGTCATGAAGCATGGTACTGACGGCAAGCGTAGGGTTTGGCGTAAGCTGCATATCGCAGTAGATACTAGCACCCACGAAATAGTCGCAGCAGAGCTGAGCTTATCTAACGTAACCGATGCGGAAGTACTTCCTAACTTGCTTAAGCAGACACGTCGTAAAATCATTGAGATATCCGGCGATGGTGCTTATGACACAAGGAATTGCCATGATGCCATACGGATCAAGCGAGCTGTTCCGCTCATTCCGCCACGAGAAAGGGCTGCCTTCTGGGAACGAGGACATCCTCGCAACTTAGCAGTAGGTTGCCAGAAGCTCTACGGCTCTAACAAGAAGTAGAAAAAGCGGTATGATTATCATAAGCGCTCGCTCTCAGAGACAGCAATGTATCGGGTAAAACAGTTGTTAGGTGGGAAACTAAGCCTAAGGAATTACAACGCTCAGGTTGGTGAGACTTACGCTATGATCAAAGCGTTGAACAAGCTTACAGGGCTTGGTATGCCTGAAACTCAGTATGTTGTATAGGAATTACTCAATTCAGGCGGTTTGGTTTCCTGTCCGAATTACGCAACAAAGCCCAGCTCCTTGACAGTTCAGCCTGCTGCGGGGTTACTTAATGAAGCCAGTACCCACGCAGAGAAAGTCCTTATCTCACAAGAAGTAAAGACAAAACCATTAGGGTATACATTCATTAGTGGCAATGCTTCAACTTGTGTTCCCAGGCAGTGTTCTGATTGGCTATGAGAAGTCGTCGCTCAGTAACGACTAAAAGCTACGCGAAACTTTCAAATAGAGTCATGACATCAGCGTGCTTTAATATTCAAGCTCTTGATAAAAATAACAAGGTACCATCGATATGCCGTCTGTCGCCAGTTCTTCATCCCAGAAAAGAATATTCAAGCCACGTCTAGTCAACTACAAAACTAGTCTTAGTTACGAAGGTTTAGTCACTGAAGCTAACGGCCATTCTGCTGTTGTTTCAACAAAATCAAATTCCAATGTAAAAGTAAATGACGATATATATACCTATCAGGGTTCGGGGGTATTAAAAAACAGTTTAAATATACGAGATGCAGAAGAATTACAAAATATCGAGATATCGCTCACCACAGAACGGTATCTTTGCTACCAGAGTAAGGTCACAAAGCTTAACCAGCTAGATTTCTCCCACTTAAAAAATTTGCATTTTCATTTGTTTCGGGACGTTTACTCCTGGGCAGGAGAAGTTAGAGATATAAACATCGCCAAGCGCGATACTCTTTTTTGCCTCTTTGGTCGAATTGAGCCAGAAGCTGCGAAACTGTTTTCTAAAATCCCCGCATTAAGCAACCCCACTTCGACAGATGAATTAATAGAAAAGTTAGCAAGCCTCTTCTGTGAACTCAATTTACTTCACCCCTTCAGAGACGGTAACGGTCGTGCGTTGCGATTCTTTTTTGAAGAGCTTCTGTTCACGCTTGGGTATGAAATACACTGGCCAGCACTCAGTCAACATGATTGGATAGAGGCAAATATTGCAGGGGTGCATCAAGATCTCGAACCTTTAGCAAGTATCTTAAGCGAAGCCATGGGGTTGAAATGAGCTAGCAGCAATCTCACCAACTGGGAGGTAGGTAATTTTAAAAGAGATCAATTTAGCTAATACCTAATTGCTCAGTCAAAGCATGCCCCAGCGATAATTTAACTGAGGCAAATTTGTGCACTGACGATTTGTAGTGGATCATTAAATTTGGCCTCCTCTTTGAAGGCTTTGCCATTAGCTGTAATAGGGAAAATCGGCTCACTTCCGTTGGTGCATTACGCGGCCGTAACTCGTCTTGGGGCATAAATAAGTTTGCACTAGTAGCCACAAAGCACTCTTTACAGACCACTGACTGAACTAAACAAAATCACCAAACCTGATACAAATAGGCATATTTTAGAGAGAATATCGCCTATCTAATCTCAGTTCAAATGACTAAAGTAACCATATTGAATCACTTAAAACGTAATGCAAGGCTTGGGTGAACAGGCTCTTGTCATTCTTTTATCTCTCATTACTGGGGTTTTAATATGACTTACTCTTCAATTCTCATTACAGGCGCTAATTCAGGACTTGGATTTGAGGCCGCACGAAAGTTCGCTCTGCAGAAAGGCGTTTCCAAAGTCATTTTAGCGTGCCGTAACCAAGCTCGCGCAGAAGAGGCTCGTCAACGGTTGGAAGAGTTAACTGGCAAAAAGGTGTTCGAGATATTAATCGTTGATGTTAGCGATTTAGAGTCATGCCAAAAAGCGGCTGAAAACCTCAATACCAGAGTCGATGGCATTGTATTGAATGCCGGAGGGGCCGGCGGCTCTGAACCGACTAAACTGACAAAAGATGGCGTCATTTTTACC is a window encoding:
- a CDS encoding DUF4116 domain-containing protein produces the protein MNTTKDNFFIQDPDNKHMSDLAIICNKLESRYTKMEYLQSEDFTLEVAYKAVSIRGDYLKFIPEHLKTRELCLMAVSRMIDAMLYVPGVHIDQDFIDFAFSSDDQVLYFRDEEVLLYNQFYSALPKSLLKSWHYKKLIEFNGIFLQWLPEEFIDYDTCFRALCSAGDGYLLKYVPRALIDSAICYQALQSDSEARSFIPEALWDAHCERIIKNNDMGRYPRRLL
- a CDS encoding SIR2 family NAD-dependent protein deacylase; translation: MKKTIVVFTGAGISAESGLRTFRDSDGLWESYPIHELATKNAFERNPKLVLSFYNQRKVAAKKAQPNKAHIALAELEDVYDVVIITQNVDDLHERAGSSKVIHLHGQLNRAQSSVESSIIYDWDKRIEIGQHCELNSQLRPNIVWFGEPVMYLEEARKHIKSAYKVLGVGSSLSVQPAASLLNKAPFRAEKILVSLEIKGKVPFGYKFMRGKAASIVPVICKNWRELGVSGGCK
- a CDS encoding Fic/DOC family protein, which translates into the protein MPSVASSSSQKRIFKPRLVNYKTSLSYEGLVTEANGHSAVVSTKSNSNVKVNDDIYTYQGSGVLKNSLNIRDAEELQNIEISLTTERYLCYQSKVTKLNQLDFSHLKNLHFHLFRDVYSWAGEVRDINIAKRDTLFCLFGRIEPEAAKLFSKIPALSNPTSTDELIEKLASLFCELNLLHPFRDGNGRALRFFFEELLFTLGYEIHWPALSQHDWIEANIAGVHQDLEPLASILSEAMGLK
- a CDS encoding cyclic-phosphate processing receiver domain-containing protein, coding for MQMKVYLDDERQAPEGWYRVYWPEEAIALLNKGDVTEISLDHDLGDDAHGTGYDVVLWIEEAVALRGFKPPIIHVHSANSSARYKMSLGIANIELLSSAHIRLNEF